The following are encoded together in the Lathyrus oleraceus cultivar Zhongwan6 chromosome 3, CAAS_Psat_ZW6_1.0, whole genome shotgun sequence genome:
- the LOC127132175 gene encoding uncharacterized protein LOC127132175: MDEYCKRSGQIPAFGNWDLENEFPITRYFENARQAGLIRYSSSSGETDPYLRGDEHDLYAVDFKKPVQKETRNRETRMRKQGKVYDVTEYPRKAMNNKKKTLHVNDVVRKAPLPTRLPKPVDEDLYKISPQLVRTTKRKKMLGFISKCLVPTACVS; this comes from the exons ATGGAT GAATATTGTAAGAGAAGTGGACAAATACCAGCTTTTGGAAACTGGGATTTGGAGAACGAGTTTCCAATAACTCGGTATTTTGAGAATGCGAGACAAGCTGGTTTGATTCGTTACAGTTCTTCATCTGGTGAAACTGATCCATACCTGCGTGGAGATGAACACGACCTCTACGCTGTTGATTTTAAGAAACCAGTTCAAAAG GAGACGAGGAACAGAGAAACTAGAATGAGAAAACAGGGGAAAGTGTACGATGTAACGGAATATCCAAGGAAGGCAATGAACAACAAGAAGAAGACATTACATGTAAACGACGTCGTTCGTAAGGCTCCTTTACCAACGAGACTTCCAAAACCAGTAGATGAAGATCTCTACAAAATTTCTCCTCAACTTGTTCGCACAACCAAGCGG AAGAAAATGTTGGGTTTCATTTCCAAGTGTCTCGTGCCCACTGCCTGTGTTTCATGA